Genomic DNA from Sphaerodactylus townsendi isolate TG3544 linkage group LG14, MPM_Stown_v2.3, whole genome shotgun sequence:
TAAATTGGATTAAGAAAAAACAATGagctattttcattttcatttaaatcACAACCTGGTCTTCGGAGCTTAATTCCAAGTATGTCTCAATGCTCCCGCGAAATTCTGTTTTGCAGATACTGAAAAGGCATTTGATAGGATTGAGTAAGATTTCTGAAAGAAGTTTTTACTCCACTTTGGATTTGATCATCGATTtacagattagacagattcaatTTATAATGTTACCCACTATAGTGatcatatgaaaaaaaattaacctcCTCTAATATTGAGACACAACATGCTTAATATATAAAAGTCTTGACAATTCAGGTCCGATCCAGAGCAAATATACAAGGAATTAGCATTCAGGGAAGATGGATAAGATGCTTGATACAGATTATGTAGTTTTCATGATAAGATACACAGTAGAATTTGTAAGTGTAGTTAAAGTGATAAAGATTTGACTTTTGAACAGCAATTCAGATAAACTAGTGTCCTTAAAACTTAATATACAAATTGAACCGAAAAAGAAAATAGGCATTTTACTGAGATAAGATCAAAGGCTATCACACATCCAGGAGCATATTTCTCAAATCTGATGAAGTCTTTAATGGAAGGTAATCCTTCTGATAAACAAGACAGAAATAGATGTTAAAAGACAAGATTGAATAGCATACCTCTAATACGGAGAAACCTCAATAATTAAGATGAACTCTCTAACAAGGATCAGAACACTACAGTGTAAAATCTCCAGATCTAGTTTCAGCAAGACCataagaaaggaaatcaaaagtcTTTTTTCTGAAAGATCTTTTTTGTCTGTTGCTTTGATGTTATTATAATAGCTGAGTTCATTTTCGTGGTCACTTTGTCCCCAGCGTTTCCCCCGGTATTTTGGTGTAAGTGAAACAACCGACTTCTCTCAAGGACACATTGAACTGAACTGAGGAGGGACTGAGTGGGACAGCATCAGAAAGTCCAAggatcaatccccagcatctccagtgagcGGGTGATGTAAAACACCTCCATCTGAACCCTGGAGGGCCACGGCCAGTCTGCGTAGGCAACACgcaccttgatgaaccaatggcaTGGTTCACTATAGGGCAGTTTCATAGGTGTCCATGTGAAAAGTGATGTGTACAATCAAGCCAAAATCCCAATCTCAGGTTTCTGTTTTAGACACCAAAATATCCTTAGGGCTAAttccagaggggggatccagcaggttctcacaggttcccgagagtaggttactaattatttgtgtgtgccgagagggggttactaatcggtgattttgccacgtgattttggccttagttacgcccctcctctcagcagtagcgtgcagaacttgaagcagtctagcaggaggtgcaccaacgtgcgtggcagcctgtgactgcgtgcattcgtttcccacccaaggaccggcgcagcggctgcgtccttgccacagccccgcccaggaatgccctgcccttggaatgcccagccacgcctttgtcgtgccccgcccagccccattggtgctatgccacagtttgaatcccaccaccatgggaaacctgttactaaaatttttggatcccaccactggccaattCCCTTTAACCTCAATTTATTGTCAGATTGTGCGAACTAAGGAACATACTGTTTTATTATGCTGAATATGCATCGAAAGCAAAGGTCCCACAAACAAATTACAAACAAATATCTGGAGCAGGTATAAAGCGAGAAATGCTGCTTAAGTCTTTTAGAAACTTGTGGGTCTCTGCAAATGAAGATTTCCCCTAATCCCAGTTTCAAAATCATCAATGTAATAGCCACCAAGAGaactatttttcttctcttcaggcGTGGAATCATAAACTGAAACAAACATCATCCAAACAGAGAAAAAGATTGAGAGGCTGTCTTTTCTTCAGCTATTGTGTGTACTGCCACTGTCTCCTAGGCAACATTTACAAGCTGCAATCAAAATGCAAAACTTCTGATTTTGATTGACTGGTCACCTTCGCTCAAGGGGAAATTAATTTTGTTCTATGTGTGATTGGTTTAACTCTCTCCAACCAACTCGctgttcatttcttttaaaattctatttattCACAGATAATCCCGAGGGCAGATACCAAGCAAGATCTGATATTCTGAGAATAAGTTTTCCAAATCCATTACATTTGGATAtgattaaaaatatgaaaattcaTCAGTGGTGGATACAACTAGAAGAAGCATTCATTTGTGCAAAATTATCTATCATCAGCATGTAAGACTGCATCACAAGAACATAAAAGTTATACTTATTCTCTGTGTACatatcaaaagaaacaaaaaggagaaaGGTATTCTACCTCCTCACAGTGATTTCAATAGAGAAGTAATACGCTGAGCTAATGGTGTCAAAGAGAATTTTGAAATGTAAATGTTATCAATGTAAACATCACAGCGTTATGTTTAAAAAAGGCATACAATTATTTTGTCACCTGACTTACGAGTTGACTTTCTGATTGATGACTGGAACCATCTTGGGAACCTGACGAAGTCCCTTGAGCCCCCTGGGTCTGAGTGGGCTCCACAGAGAAGACAGGAAAGAAAGGCCTGAGATACTTGAACTCGCTGTTCAGGGACCCACCAGCTAAGCACACCTCATAGTTGTAAGCTCGGGAAAGGGATCCACTACCAGCATCTCCGTAGTTCTCTGGGAAATTCggtcccactgggaaattcagggTGGAGCTTGCTATAAACTTCCTCCTTTTCTGAATCTTGATGGCAATAAACACCACTGCAGAAAGCAGAAAGATGAAGGAGATGACAGCCAAGCATATGACCAGATACATAGTCAGAGTCCGGTcttcctcctgcaccatttcATCCTTTGGGACATCCACACTGTTCATATAAGGATCAGAGAAGCCATCCACGAGCAGAATGCTCAGCGTTGCAGAAGTGGACTGGGGAGGGTGGCCATTGTCTCTGACTCCAATGATGAGTTTCTGTTTGAGGCTGTCTCGTTTGTTAATGGGTCTCACAGTTTTCACTTCTCCATTCTGGGCTCCCACACTGAACAGACCTGGTTCTGTGGCCTTCAGGAGTTCATAGGAAAGCCAAGAGTTCTGACCAGAATCTCTGTCCACGGCCACCACCTTGGTGACCAGGTAGCCAGCCTCAGCTTCCCTGGGAACCAGGTCATTGGATGGGGAAGTGCCATTTTGAAGGGGGTACAGGATGAATGGGGCATTATCATTTTCATCCATGATAACAACTCGGACTACAACTTTGGAGCTCAGGGGAGGAGAACCGCAGTCCACAGCCCTCACAGTCACCTGGAAATCTTTTATCTGTTCATAGTCCAGAGATCGGATGGCATAGAGGTTCCCAGTTTCAGAGTTGATGGAGACGTAAGAGGACACAGGTTGATCTCTGACCTTCCCAGGCAAAAGAGAATAGGTCACTTTGGCATTCTGCTCAAGGTCTAGGTCCTTGGCTTGCACCAAACCTATCAACAGACCAGGAATATTGTTTTCCTTTAACTGCATTTCATAAGTTGATTTCTCAAATACCGGAGCATTGTCGTTGACATCTGAGATCTGGACGTTGATTATTCTTGTTGAAGTAAGCCTGGGTGTGCCTCGGTCAATGGCTGTGATGGTGACATTGTACTCTGAATCTCTTTCTCGGTCCAGGGGTTGCTGGGTCACAAGCTGGTAATAGTTATTCTCTGAGACTTTTAACATGAAGGGCAGGTTTGACTCAACGGTGCAGGCAGTTCTGCCATTATCTCCAGAGTCCTGATCAGTGACACTGAAGAGGGCCACAATAGTATCCGGGGGAGAATCTTCTGGTAGGGGGCTGGTGAGGGATGTGAGGGTCACTTCTGGGGCATTGTCGTTCCTGTCCTCAACCTCCACAATCACTTTGCAGTAAGCAGAGAACCCCCCTCCATCGGTAGCTTTAATATTAACATCATAAGCTCTATTTATTTCATAATCAATTTCATTGGCCACCGTAAGTTCTCCGGTGAGTGTATTTAATTTGAATAATCTTTGAACATCATCTGGCACCTGGCTGAAGGAATAAGTGATCTCTGCATTGGAACCAAGATCATGGTCATGTGCTTCCATTTTGGCAACCAGTGTGCCTGGTTGGCTGTTCTCCATAATTTTCACATTGTACATATTTTTATCAAAGACAGGAACATTATCATTCGAATCCAAAACTTCAATGATGATTTGTGCCGTGCCTGTTCTCTTTGGGATCCCTCCATCCATAGCAGACAGAATCAGAAAGAGGCGTGTTTCCTCCTCCCGGTCTAACTGTTTCTCCAACACTAATTCTGCATATTTGCTCCCATCAGGGTGCCTTTGCACATCCAGCCGAAAATGGCCATTTGGACTAAGCGTGTAATTCTGaacagcattttctcctctgtCTGCATCTTTGGCTTTCTCTAAAgggaatctggtatttgttggcATTTGCTCCAATATCTCAAAAAGGAATTCCTTTTTAGAGAACTGGGGGGAATTGTCATTCACATCCTCTATTTCAACCTCAATTCTGTGGACTTGCAATGGGTTTTCTAG
This window encodes:
- the LOC125443515 gene encoding protocadherin beta-16-like isoform X5 translates to MEVHSNRQVCYFFLCLCMSGAMCESFHYSMPEEKKSGSLVANVLRDLKLDVKELSVRRARLVSKSTKQYFQLDPHSGNVLLQDRIDREALCGQKDPCALVAEIVLENPLQVHRIEVEIEDVNDNSPQFSKKEFLFEILEQMPTNTRFPLEKAKDADRGENAVQNYTLSPNGHFRLDVQRHPDGSKYAELVLEKQLDREEETRLFLILSAMDGGIPKRTGTAQIIIEVLDSNDNVPVFDKNMYNVKIMENSQPGTLVAKMEAHDHDLGSNAEITYSFSQVPDDVQRLFKLNTLTGELTVANEIDYEINRAYDVNIKATDGGGFSAYCKVIVEVEDRNDNAPEVTLTSLTSPLPEDSPPDTIVALFSVTDQDSGDNGRTACTVESNLPFMLKVSENNYYQLVTQQPLDRERDSEYNVTITAIDRGTPRLTSTRIINVQISDVNDNAPVFEKSTYEMQLKENNIPGLLIGLVQAKDLDLEQNAKVTYSLLPGKVRDQPVSSYVSINSETGNLYAIRSLDYEQIKDFQVTVRAVDCGSPPLSSKVVVRVVIMDENDNAPFILYPLQNGTSPSNDLVPREAEAGYLVTKVVAVDRDSGQNSWLSYELLKATEPGLFSVGAQNGEVKTVRPINKRDSLKQKLIIGVRDNGHPPQSTSATLSILLVDGFSDPYMNSVDVPKDEMVQEEDRTLTMYLVICLAVISFIFLLSAVVFIAIKIQKRRKFIASSTLNFPVGPNFPENYGDAGSGSLSRAYNYEVCLAGGSLNSEFKYLRPFFPVFSVEPTQTQGAQGTSSGSQDGSSHQSESQLVSQARGAVSEDAAARAGGPSCAGNQAITANANIGQNDWLAYQ